A region of Desulfolithobacter dissulfuricans DNA encodes the following proteins:
- a CDS encoding PilZ domain-containing protein: protein MTEERRREIRPESLNLLDYLVVDKEGKQGEYSMGRTINVSEGGVLIETHLPLALGQQVMLTMGLKDELVDVMGRVVHTKTVAERHQSGIEFFHVAQYDKKAISHYVKAFHKLYPETRNQPLY, encoded by the coding sequence ATGACTGAAGAACGAAGGCGCGAGATTCGACCGGAGTCCCTGAACCTCCTGGACTACCTTGTGGTGGACAAGGAGGGGAAACAGGGCGAATACTCCATGGGCAGGACCATCAATGTCAGTGAAGGTGGGGTGCTCATCGAGACCCACCTGCCCCTGGCCCTGGGCCAACAGGTCATGCTGACCATGGGCCTCAAAGATGAGCTGGTGGACGTGATGGGCCGGGTTGTCCATACCAAGACCGTGGCCGAACGGCACCAGAGCGGCATCGAGTTCTTCCACGTGGCCCAGTACGACAAAAAGGCCATTTCACACTACGTCAAGGCCTTCCACAAGCTCTATCCAGAGACCCGGAACCAGCCCCTCTACTGA
- a CDS encoding ammonium transporter yields MNSGDTAFMLVATAMVMLMTPGLALFYGGLVRSKNVLSTTMQSFFCLGIISIIWVLYGYTLSFGPDIGGFVGGLKYLGLKGVGTGIGPYSDTIPDLLFVAFQLMFAIITPALITGAYAERMKFTAFVLFTILWSTLVYFPVCHWVWGGGWLGEMGALDFAGGTVIHINSGAAALVAAIVIGKRKGWGREAMHPHNLPMTILGAGVLWFGWFGFNAGSALSAGPIAVLALFTTQVATGAGAVSWVLAEWKIQGKPTTLGAASGAVAGLVAITPGAGFVGPMSAILIGLVAGALCYLAVLAKSRLGYDDALDVVGVHGVGGLWGALATGIFASTAWNPDGANGLLYGNANQLVIQAIGAAAAIGYSVVLTYIILKVIDLMIGLRADQEDEVQGLDVSDHKEVGYTF; encoded by the coding sequence ATGAATTCCGGTGATACCGCCTTCATGCTGGTGGCAACCGCCATGGTCATGCTCATGACTCCCGGCCTGGCACTTTTTTACGGGGGGCTGGTCAGGTCGAAGAACGTGTTGTCCACGACCATGCAGAGTTTTTTCTGTCTGGGTATTATTTCCATTATCTGGGTGCTCTATGGCTACACCCTCTCCTTTGGTCCGGATATCGGCGGCTTTGTCGGCGGCCTCAAGTATCTCGGTCTCAAGGGTGTGGGGACGGGTATCGGCCCCTATTCCGATACCATTCCGGATCTGCTCTTTGTCGCCTTTCAGCTGATGTTCGCGATTATCACGCCGGCACTGATCACCGGCGCCTATGCCGAGCGGATGAAATTCACCGCCTTTGTTCTGTTCACTATTCTCTGGTCGACCCTGGTCTATTTTCCGGTCTGTCACTGGGTCTGGGGCGGTGGCTGGCTCGGTGAGATGGGGGCGCTGGATTTTGCCGGCGGCACGGTTATTCATATCAATTCCGGCGCCGCAGCGCTGGTGGCAGCCATTGTTATCGGCAAGCGCAAGGGCTGGGGGCGGGAAGCCATGCATCCGCATAACCTGCCCATGACCATTCTGGGTGCCGGAGTACTCTGGTTTGGCTGGTTCGGCTTCAATGCCGGATCTGCCCTCTCCGCCGGGCCCATAGCCGTTCTGGCCCTGTTCACCACCCAGGTGGCCACCGGCGCTGGCGCCGTGTCCTGGGTCCTGGCCGAATGGAAAATCCAGGGAAAACCCACTACTCTGGGCGCTGCGTCCGGTGCAGTGGCCGGCCTGGTCGCCATTACTCCGGGGGCCGGTTTTGTCGGGCCCATGTCCGCCATTCTGATCGGTCTGGTCGCCGGGGCGCTGTGTTACCTGGCTGTCCTGGCCAAGTCGCGGCTTGGTTATGACGATGCCCTGGACGTGGTCGGCGTCCACGGTGTTGGCGGCCTCTGGGGTGCGCTGGCCACCGGTATCTTTGCCTCCACGGCCTGGAATCCCGATGGAGCCAACGGTCTGCTGTACGGTAATGCCAATCAGCTGGTCATCCAGGCCATTGGTGCTGCGGCCGCTATCGGGTACTCGGTTGTCCTGACCTACATCATTCTCAAGGTCATTGACCTGATGATAGGACTGCGGGCAGATCAGGAAGACGAGGTCCAGGGTCTGGACGTGAGCGATCACAAAGAGGTCGGCTATACTTTCTGA